In Lolium perenne isolate Kyuss_39 chromosome 5, Kyuss_2.0, whole genome shotgun sequence, the sequence ggagtggtggaggagaccctgaTCTAtacttctaccaagagagatttcaccaatatcatctagtccttagtggatcttggagttagggttcctatggtgggatcttgaaggaagtgctcctatggaggctagcttggagttgtgctagccccatagggtgttgggagcctccggtgtttgtggagctcgccccaaccttgtgaagaaaCCGCCACCTCGACAGgctacttagtggagaaggggaagcTCCTTCGTGGTGCTTTCTCGAGGAACAAGGTGAGGCCTTCGTGGCCGCCTAGCCTTCGTGGTtaccacctcctcaacgcagacgtactcccttttgtgggaggaactgcgggaaacaaatctcgcctcgtctccgctacCCCGGTTGTTTCACTCCCTCTCTTTACTACCTTGTTTGGTTCCTTTACGCGTTGCATtgctaggatcatactaggaacaccCCTATCACCAAAGTCACCATCtttacttccgcatcgcgctaaaattgaaaaagctataaaacttgtttagcgaccattcacccccctcttgttcggtaCGATCCATTTAGTCTTATTAGTTGTAATCGACGTATGGGACCATCTTGGATCATGACAATCCTCATGGTCCCCTTGTTGGGCCAAAGGAGGTAGAGCAATATCGGGTACCTGAAGGGTAATATCCACATCAATCAATGAGCCCGAACTAAATTAAAAGCTTCAAACCTCGTCCTCGACGACGTGCTCGGGAGCCATGTGAACGGCGATCGTTGATGGAGACTTGTCCTTGTGATTCGAGTGGAGCCGTGCCTGTGCCCGTCGCTTGCCCGGCCTCCTCTATCCACCACTCCCAGTTTCCCATCCGAGTGGAGCCGCGCCCGTGCCCGTCGTGTGCCCGGCCTCCTCGCAAAAGCACTTCCTTGCAAGGTCAGCTTGTGATATCCATCCTCGCCCACCGATCTGTCAACCGCGATCGTTTCCGCTTAGACCAACTCGTTGAGCGTCCACGTCAGGCCGCCGAACCACATCACACGCTTTGCTTGGTCTCCGATGATAGCTGCGAGTGGGAATCGTCTACTGCCAACAAAGTAAATGAGAAGGGTGTGTTAGAAGGAACTGCCAACCCAAACAAATGGAATAGACCCGATATTTTCTAGTGGACACACCACCCGCAAGGAACATTGGTAGAGAGACATGCGAAGCGGCTCACAAGACCTAGAAACAACATGAACTCTCCAAACAAACCGATTtgctgcctgatacgtctccgacgtatcgataatttcttatgttccatgctacattattgatgatatctacatgttttatacgcattatatgtcgtatttacgcattttctggaactaacctattaacaagatgccgaagagccagttgctgttttctgctgtttttggtttcagaaatcctagtaaggaaatattctcggaattggacgaaatcaacgcccagggtcctatttttgcacgaagcttccagaagtgtgaagagggaaggaagtggggccacgaggcgccgccacaacagggcggcgcggcccagcccttggccgcgcggccctggcgtgtggggccctcgtgtggccccccgcgtcgccctttcgcctacttaaagcctccgtcgcgaaacccccagtaccgagagccacgatacggaaaaccttccagagacgccaccgccgcgaatcccatctcgggggattcaggagatcgcctccggcaccctgccggagaggggaatcatctcccggaggacttttcatcgccatgatcgcctccggagtgatgagtgagtagttcatccctggactatgggtccatagaagtagctagatggtcgtcttctcctaattgtgcttcattgttggatcttgtgagttgcctaacatgatcaagatcatctatctgtaatactatatgttgtgtttgtcgggatccgatggatagagaatactatgttatggtgattatcaatctattacccatgtgttgtttatgatcttgcatgctctccgttattagtagaggctctggccaagtttttgctcttaactccaagagggagtatttatgctcgatagtgggttcatgcctccattgatacctgggacaaggatgtaaagttctaaggttgtggatgtgctgttgccactagggataaaacattgatgctatgtctaaggatgtagttgttgattacattacgcaccatacttaatgcaattgtctgttgcttgcaacttaatactggaaggggttcggatgataacctgaaggtggacttttttggcatagatgcagttggatggcggtctatgtactttgtcgtaatgcccaattgaatctcactatatttatcatatcatgtatatgcattgttatgcccttttctatttgtcaattgccctactgtaatttgttcacccaacatgctttaatcttatgggagagacacctctagtgaactgtggaccccggtcctattctttacatagcatacaatctactgcaatacttgttttactattttcttcgcaaacaatcatcttccacacaatacggttaatcctttgttacagcaagccggtgagattgacaacctcactgtttcgttggggcaaagtactttggttgtgttgtgcaggttccacgttggcgccggaatccctggtgttgcgccgcatcacatttcgccaccatcaaccttcaacgtgcttcttggctcctcctggttcgattaaaccttggtttctttctgagggaaaacttgctactgtgcgcatcataccttcctcttggggttcccaacgaacgtgtgagttacatgccatcaagctctttttctggcgccgttgccggggagatcaagacacgctgcaaggggagtctccacttctcaatctctttgctttgtttttgtcttgctttattttatttactactttgtttgctgcacctaaacaaaacacaaaaaaattagttgctagttttaccttatttattgtcttgctctctatatcaaaaacacaaaaaaattagttactcgtctTTACTttgtttgcctagtttactttttgcttattgcatcatgtttcctcctaagtacactctaaaagacataccggtaggccgagggtctataattggaagagataatatagaagaatttttcactcatgtttgcaccgctgaagattttgaagatagacacttggtagaacttgctcctacttatgaaattgctgttgcttctttagtacacatgctggaaactaaatttgttaatctcaatcccataatccaacacatgtttctcacacttggtgatatggaggaaggagagaagaaagactttgttttagaaacccttcttaaagaatttggtggtgtagcaagagaggctagaaaagtctttgctaaatataaaatgcttggttcttacaccaattttgttagtctccttgaaaagatggacatggagagagtaaagtacactaatgatattaatgatggtggggaggttaagacaacaataccttgtaaactcctaggaatgcatgaagctctagaaaataactatggttggcttgttcccgaaaatttgtttgatgagaatagcaagcctaagaataatgaaaaaggagcctctgaaacttacatagacgagataacatgcattgttgagaaaactcccaacacccctggtaatgatgttgatgcttctactcttgatgttacttgatttgcactttctgcgcctagctgaaaggcgttaaagaaaagcgcttatgggagacaacccatgtttttactacagtactttgttttatatttgagtcttggaagttgtttactactgtagcaacctctccttatcatgtttttgtgccaagtaaagtttctatgctaaagttgatgttatatttgggatcgctgcgcagaaacagcattgctgtctgtcacgaattctggcataagtctctgtagaaaattcaaaaaactcTGCAaaattacgagcgtgatcctcagatatgtacgcaactttcattagttttgagtttttccatttgagcaagtctagtgcaccTTTCTGGTTCgtcttacggactgttctgtttttgacagattctgccttttatttcgcattgccgtatttgctatgttggatgaatttttttgatccattaatgtccagtagctatgtgcaatgtccagaagtgttaagaatgattgtgtcacctctgaatatgtgaatttttaattatgcactaaccctctaatgagtttgcttgaagtttggtgtgaagaaagttttcaagggtcaagagaggagtatgatatactatgatcaagaggagtgaaagctctaagcttggggatgcccccgtggttcatccctgcatattttaagaatactcaagcgtctaagcttggggatgcccaaggcatccccttcttcatcgacaacatcatcaggttcctcccctgaaactatatttttattcagtcacattttttgttctttacttggagcgtcggtttgtttttgtttttgtttttgtttgaataaaatggatcctagcattcactttgtgggagagagacacgctccgctgttgcatatggacaaatatgtccttaggctttactcgtaatgttcaaggcgaaggttgaaacttcttcgttaaattgttatatggttggaatcgggaaatgctacatgtagtaattctaaaatgtcttggataatgtgatactttgcaattgttgtgctcatgtttaagctcttgcatcatatactttgcacccattaatgaagaaatacatagagcttgctaaaatttggtttgcatatttggtctctctaaggtctagataattctagtattgagttttgaacaacaaggaagacggtgtagagtcttataatgtttacaatatgtcttttatgtgagttttgctgcaccggttcatccttgagtttgcttcaaataaccttgctagcctaaaccttgtatcgagagggaatacttctcatgcatccaaaatccttgagccaaccactatgccatttgtgtccaccatacctacctactacatggtatttctccgccattccaaagtaaattgcttgagtgctacctttaaaattccatcattcacctttgcaatatatagctcatgggacaaaatagccttaaaaactatcgtagtattgaatatgtacttatgcactttatctcttattaagttgcttgttgtgcgataaccatgcttctggggacgccatcaactactctttgttgaaatatcatgtgagttgctatgcatgtccgtcttgtctgaagtaagagagatctaccaccttaatggttggagcatgcatattgttagagaagaacattgtgccgctaactaaagccatgaatcatggtggaagtttcagttttggacatatatcctcaatctcatatgagaataataattgttgtcacatgcttatgcattaaagaggagtccattatctgttgtccatgttgtcccggtatggatgtctaagttgagaataatcaaaagcgagaaatccaaaatgcgagctttctccttagacctttgtacaggcgacatggaggtacccctttgtgacacttggttgaaacatgtgtattgcgaagatccggtagtccaagctaagtaggacaaggtgcaggcactattagtatactatgcatgaggcttgcaacttgtaagatataatttacataactcatatgctttattactaccgttgacaaaattgtttcatgttttcaaaataaaaagctctagcacaaatatagcaatcgatgctttcctctttgaaggacctttcttttacttttattgttgagtcagtttacctatctctctccacctcaagaagcaaacacatgtgtgaactgtgcattgattcctacatacttgcatattgcacttgttatattactttatattgacactatccatgagatatacatgttataagttgaaagcaaccgctgaaacttaatcttcctttgtgttgcttcaatacctttactttgatttattgctttatgagttaactcttatgcaagacttattgatgcttgtcttgaagtactattcatgaaaagtctttgctttatgattcatttgtttactcatgtcattaccattatttttgatcgctgcattcattacatatgtttacaatagtatgatcaagattatgatggcatgtcactccagaaattatccttgttatcgtttgcctgctcgggacgagcagaactaagcttggggatgctgatacgtctccgacgtatcgataattttttatgttccatgctacattattgatgatatctacatgttttatacgcattatatgtcgtatttacgcattttctggaactaacctattaacaagatgccgaagagccgattctttgtttttcattgcttttggtttcagaaatcctagtaaggaaatattctcggaattggacgaaatcaacgcccagggtcctatttttgcacgaagcttccagaagtgtgaagagggaaggaagtggggccacgaggcgccgccacaacagagcggcgcggcccagcccttggccgcgcggccctggcgtgtggggccctcgtgtggccccccgcgtcgccctttcgcctacttaaagcctccgttgcgaaacccccagtaccgagagccacgatacgaaaaaccttccagagacgccgccgccgcgaatcccatctcgggggattcaggagatcgcctccggcaccctgccggagaggggaatcatctcccggaggactcttcatcgccaagatcgcctccggagtgatgagtgagtagttcacccctggactatgggtccatagcagtagctagatggtcgtcttctcctaattgtgcttcattgttggatcttgtgagctgcctaacatgatcaagatcatctatctgtaatactatatgttgtgtttgtcgggatccgatggatagagaatactatgttatggtgattatcaatctattacctatgtgttgtttatgatcttgcatgctctccgttattagtagaggctctggccaagtttttgctcttaactccaagagggagtatttatgctcgatagtgggttcatgcctccattgatacctgggacagtgacagaaagttctaaggttgtggatgtgttgttgtcactagggataaaacattgatgctatgtctaaggatgtagttgttgattacattacgcaccatacttaatgcaattgtctgttgcttgcaacttaatactggaaggggttcggatgataacctgaaggtggacttttttggcatagatgcagttggatggcggtctatgtactttgtcgtaatgcccaattgaatctcactatatttatcatatcatgtatatgcattgttatgcctttctctatttgtcaattgcccgactgtaatttgttcacccaacatgctttaatcttatgggagagacacctctagtgaactgtggaccccggtcctattctttacatagcatacaatctactgcaatacttgttttactgttttcttcgcaaacaatcatcttcctaacaatacggttaatcctttgttacagcaagccggtgagattgacaacctcactgtttcgttggggcaaagtactttggttgtgttgtgcaggttccacgttggcgccggaatccctggtgttgcgccgcatcacatttcgccaccatcaaccttcaacgtgcttcttggctcctcctggttcgattaaaccttggtttctttctgagggaaaacttgctactgtgcgcatcataccttcctcttggggttcccaacgaacgtgtgagttacacgccatcactgccTACGACCACAAATGCTTGATTCGATCGGTAGCTAAACATTTCCTCCACTACAAGTAGACCCGACGAAAGCAACTTACCGATCCACCAGAAGGATGGGATGGAAAATTAGATTAATCGTAGTGAGAGTAACTTAAGTAGTAACATGTAATGTAATATCACCTAGGCATTTTGATAGCATGACATGTAACTAATTGAAGAGAGATGATATTATCATAGCATCACACTTTCTAAGATAAAATAAGTCTATAAGATGAATAATGCACAAATCCAATTATCTCTGTATTATGCACAGAATCGATTTCCGCTAAAAAAAAATCTACACATGAATCGACGAAAGAAAACCAGAAAAAATAGGTAGGGAAAGCCATGCACACTCGGAGAGGGCCACGCGTGAGCTGTGAATTGTCACCCCCTTAATCCCTCTGTAGGattagcgaggtggcttcgagtttgatcttttgtattgctcttgtaagttgttgtgaataatctaataaaaaagccgtgtgcaaaccttgaatgcagaagctggggtgatatttccccatttcaaaaaaaaaactatctCTGTATTACATGCACATGAATCGACGAAAGAAAACCAGAAAAAATAGGTAGAAAAACCCATTCACGCTCGGAGAGGGCCACGCGTCAGCGTGCCGTGCGGTGCCTCCTGAAATGTTGCCCGCTATAAAAAGGAGCATTGCGCACCATTTTGGGCTTTGCCTATTTCTGTGGGCCGAGCCGAGAGCCCAGAAAAACGCGTACCAATAATTTCTTTACTTTATTGTATTCGCCGGTGTTTCCCTTAAATAAAACTACTACCAAAAAGGACACGGGCCGTGGACCAAACTCTTTTCCCCCAAATTTCCCCTCTTTCCCCTCCCCAGCCCTCGATCCGATCTCGATTCATCCGCCCCTCCGCCCCGAATCACCAATTCGACACCCGATCCGTTCGTCCCGCGACGAGATCTGTCGATTGATACCAATTTTGCCCCATATGGCTGATTCGCTGTTTTCCCGAGATTAGGGTTTCGAGGAGGTCAAATCGGGTCCGATCCGGTCGATTGACGCAGAATTTCTCCCAGGACCGGCCGATCTGTGCTCGATTGGTGGATTTTGGATCTGATTCCTGCGATATTTTCCTCGAATTGGTGCTAGGGTTTCGTCGTTCCCCTCTAGTCCGAGCCTCCTCTTAGCCAGTAAGTATTTTGCCCTTTGATTTTTGATATCTGGGAAGATAGATCTGAAATAGATCAGGCTTAGATCCATCGGGTCCTCAAtttaattttgacttttttttcaCACGGGGAATTCAATTTTGACTTTTCCCCCATGCGAGCAATTTAATTATGACCTTATTAATTCACTTAGTagggtaggcaaaccttaaatgaACCGACTTGTTGATCTATGGGTGCCCATGTCTGCCTGTTTAAATTTGCACGGGACGTCCATACTCTCACAGGAAGATATTGTCCCTGTATATTCCCTGTATGGGTCCCAGTTAGAAACACATAAACTTCTGCATGTGTTACTGCTTCCAAAATTTAGCTGGGAACGTTGCATGTGAAATAACAATGCCATGAATGCCAGTGACAAGTTGAGATTGCAATCCGTTTGGCACTGCAGTTTGTTTGTTTGCACTTGAATGGTACAACAATTTGTTTGCCTGTAGTATTCAACGTTGATACTTATCTGCAATTGGTACAGATAACGCAATATATTTCCTCTTCCAGATGGATAATTATCTTGCTAGTCTTGTGTGCAGTGATTGATCATCTTTGCCATTTATTTCTATATATTGCTCATAGTTTTGGTGTCTAATGAAAGGTTTTGTATTTAGGATCATCATGTTGCATCAAGAAAACAGTGAAGTCTTTGTGAGGCACCACTCTGAGCAGCTTGCGTGTGGTAATCTGAGGGGAACTGATGATGGCCGCTCAAACTTTCTTCCTGAGAAATACCATATTGCAACAGGTATTGACTGGCATTTCTTTTGTACTGTGCAAGCTTGCCTAGATTCTTGTGCTAGCCTGgttctgcagtttgtcaaaaagGTTTGTAGACTGGCCAATTTGATGAAGAGTTGGTCCTAATTTTGGTATTTCGTAATGGAACACAGCTTATCTAGTTAATACTGCCAGTACTGGTAAAGAAGTGACAGTTGATCATAACAAGAGACCCGCATCCAATGATTTCCCAGACGTGGTGGACTGCAAGCGTACCAAGCAGGAATACCAAAGTAAGATCTGTTCACTTGCAGACTTCTCTTACATGTACAATGTTGTCTTTTATTAAAGTTGGTACTCCATCCTTTCCTGAACATTTGGCGCTGTGTTTCCAAACACTTGACAATTCTCCAATCTAGAGAACTAGTTTTCTGGATGGCCCTATTAACTCTCTTCATCACGTTTCTGGTGGACTTGCTTTGTGTGATTGACATAGTATTAATGGGTAGTTTGTTCACATTTGTGTAGAAGTTTCATTTCCTTGTTGCGTGGATGGCTAATATCACTGAACATTTCATAAGATAGAAATGCTGATTGGGTTCGTATTTTCTCCATTTCAGCTATATCTGAGAAAGATTCTGTCGCAGATGTTGATATAAACGTTCCAGAGTATAAATCACACAGGACATGCCAGAGAATCTTTGATGCCCCAGGATACGGTAGTGAGGAAAGTGAAGATGAAGGTGTAGATTCACCTGTTCATTTTTCACTAGCCCACACTTATGTTGAAGATTACATACGATCGGCCAGTTATTACCAGAGGGAAGACATTTACTCGTCTGTTGGCCTTTGCACCACAAGGAAAACTGTTCCCATTGGGCCAAACTATCAGGCTGAGTTGCCAGAGTGTGCATCTGGTAAAAAGAGCACGGTTGATGATTATGCTGATGTGTCATCATCTTCTCACTTATGTGATGGAAGCGAAGTTGAGAGTGACGACAAGTGGATTAGAAACTGTGTAGTTCCAATGCCTGGTTCTGTTGAGTTATCTTCAGTGCTGAATCCTGTTTGCTGTAAGGAAGATTGCAGTTGTATTGATATAGGTTCGATCGAGTGTGTGAGGAAGCATGTGAAGGAAGGAAGAGGACGACTAATGAGTGCCCTTGGTCCAAACACTTTCAAAGAGTTGGGCTTCTTTGATATTGGAGAGGAGGTAGCCTTGAGATGGACGGAAGAGGAAGAGCATTTGTTCCAAGATGTGGTATCATTAAACCCTGCCTCTCTTGGAAGGAACTTTTGGGATGAACTTTTGCTTGCCTTCCCATTCAAGACTAGCAAAGAGTTGGTGAGCTACTATTTCAATGTCTTCATGTTGAGGAAGAGGGCTGAGCAGAACAGGTTTGATCCAATGAATGTTGACAGTGATAATGATGAATGGGAAGGAAGTGATGATGATGAATTTGCGGCCACAGAAAAGGGTGATAATGATTTGCTGCTTGAGTCTCTTACTGATCAAGATGATGGTGCATGCACCCAGGTTCCCCTTGAGGGAAACTTACATGAAGAGTCTAGTGAAGATGAGTTTGACCGCTCTAGTGTGGAGAGGCAAGAAAACTACTGTAAGGAGGGGGATGCCATGGTGTCTCGTCTTCCGGTGCTGTCCTTTGTGGACCATAACCAGGAGACAACCATGTTTGACGCAGACGCTCAAGATGACTCTTGCACATCCTTTGAGGCTCATCATGTTGGTGTTGCAGATGGGACACACACTGATATTGCAGGAGATCACTATGGGGATGATGCCTTTGGAGGTGTTGAAGATCATGGATACTTCGGTAGCCATTGCGACCCGAAAGCCTGGGATATTGGTTTCACTAGCGTGTGGGAGAAGGATGAATTTCTTTCGACGAGCAATGTCATAGAAGAGGTATTTGGAAAGGGGTCTTGTGAAAATGGAAAGAACTCTTCTACTGACCAGGGCATCATGTAAAGAACGGGCCTGGTTTTTTTTTTTCCGGAGCGAAAGCTCGGCAGCTGAACCTGCTTTTGAAATCTGTACAGAAGtagtttttccttttctttttgatGATTCACTTTGCCTGTAGAAATCCCATCTGTCCTGATAACATCTGTTGGAGCAATGCTATTTCATTCTCATGATGAAATGTGTATTTGTAGCTATCCGTCATCTGTCGATGATGTGCTGTAGTCTGTTGTAGCTTCTATGTACCTTTGTCATGACAAGTTTCATGACCTGAGCATTTTTCCATATGCTATCAATATGATACACATTTTGCTGGAATATGCTTGTCAACTCTACTTGTATATTTTTCTCCCAGGATCACTAACCAAAGCCAGGGGCATACAATTCTTAAGTCTTAATTATTCTATTGCTTGCTCGTGGTTACTTATTATTCTGTTTGCCCTTTTTGGTACCTCTGTTACCTGACTTGTCGATGGTTTCTCACTGTATGGATTTCTCTCTGGTCGTTTCGTTGTCTCTGTTGTATCGCGGATGGGTTCTTCTTTGGCTTGATATGCGTCCATATTCTTTGCTGTGTGTGCTCTGTTTATTTACCTATTATTTTC encodes:
- the LOC127299587 gene encoding uncharacterized protein, which produces MPGSVELSSVLNPVCCKEDCSCIDIGSIECVRKHVKEGRGRLMSALGPNTFKELGFFDIGEEVALRWTEEEEHLFQDVVSLNPASLGRNFWDELLLAFPFKTSKELVSYYFNVFMLRKRAEQNRFDPMNVDSDNDEWEGSDDDEFAATEKGDNDLLLESLTDQDDGACTQVPLEGNLHEESSEDEFDRSSVERQENYCKEGDAMVSRLPVLSFVDHNQETTMFDADAQDDSCTSFEAHHVGVADGTHTDIAGDHYGDDAFGGVEDHGYFGSHCDPKAWDIGFTSVWEKDEFLSTSNVIEEVFGKGSCENGKNSSTDQGIM